A segment of the Takifugu flavidus isolate HTHZ2018 chromosome 7, ASM371156v2, whole genome shotgun sequence genome:
tctggaggagctgatggagccgaTCAGTTCTGGCTTCCAGGAGGGCCGGGAGCTGATCGAGACCCTGATGGACCAGGTGTGCCAGAGCGCCCAGAGGGGGGACACAGAGGAAGTGAGGAAGGTCAGAACCCGGTTTGGTCCTCACTGGTCAATCGCCTGATTTGTTCTTCATGTGAATCGAAGATCAACATTGGGTCCATAAAACCGAGGAGCAGAAGTTATTGTTGGCCTTCGTCTGCTGCTCATCATCAGTCTGTGCTGTGTATGTTCTTCTGAGGAGTAACTGAGCGGTTGTTCTTCAACCCTTCAGCTTCTCTCTAACATGGCCAAACCAAACCTGCTCAGCTGCTACCAGAAGATCTCCTCCATGGAGAAgaaccagaggaacctgcaggacacaTTTGGCCTTTCAAGCCTCACAGGACTGATTCACAGCACACAGATCGACCTGGAGCAggtagagacacacacacacacacacacacacacacacactgtgtttcAGCTGCTTAAACACACCGTTTATCTCCTTCTTGGTGTTTGAGACATGAACGTTCCATCTGATCCAGACTCTCATTTGGGTTCCAGCTGATGGAGAACGCGGCGTTCACCTTTGAGCGGCTGCTCTACAGAACCTTCCAGGACGACCCGGAGCACGCCAGCGCCGCCACTGAAAAGGCCAAACACAGAGTTCTGAAGGTCAGAGCACCACTGTGTCCCTGTGGAACACCTCTGGATCCACTGCTAATGTTCTAGCGAAGGGTTCATGAATGATGAATCCCGCAGATGTGGAACACGTGCCTTCCCTCTGAGAACTGGGAATCCCATTAAGATGATTCCGATTTAATGAGATGTTCAGATGAAACTCATGGAGCAGCTCAGCGTTCCTCCCAGTCCTGACTGGGACCAGACAGCTGGACTTTCCTCTGAAGATCATCCTTTTTCTTTACTAGTGGCACGTTTCTAAACTTTGCTGACAAATGGAAGAATGGCACTAGTTTGTTTTGCATTGCATTGTGGGACATGTAGTTTATTGCCGATAGGGACCGTCAGGTTCCGGTGGTCCGTCGGTCACAGTTGGTCAGCAGATGGTTTTGGGTGTGATCGTCCTCGTCCTGAGATCCTGACGCAGTCAGACGATAAAAGCTGGAGGACAAACTAAAGTTCTTGTCTGTTCTGCAGCAATATGACTatgacagcagcacagtgaGGAAGAAGATCTCCCACGAGGCTCTAGTTTCCATCACGCTGCCCTTCATCAAGCAGAAGCTGGCCCCCACCTACAAAAGTGTGAGTCTTAACCCCCCATGTCCAAGACCTGCACCAGGGGGGTAAACTGTGCGTCCCGCTGGGTTGCCTCTCAGAGATGtgtaaccatggtaacagacATAACCCTGCTCCCCTGCCTCCTCAGGGCTGATGAGCTTCCCGCCACGGTTCAGATCTTCTGATAATCCTGCTTTCTCTCACTCCATGTTTAGGTTTTTGTTCAGATTTGATGATTTACTGATTATTTTGCTCTCCGTACAGGAGATTACGAATCTCGAACAGTTCATCGACGCCGACTACACCAACTTCATCCATGTCCAGAACGTTTATGAGAACATCCTTCTGCGAacactggacaaagaggtggcCAAAGGTGAGCGTGTCCTCAGCCGGGGCAAACATGTTCTCCCTGATGGGAAGCCTCTCTAAcatggcctcctcctcttctgcagtgGTGAAGGAGGCAGCAGCCCTGAGGAAGTATCACCTGTTCACCGACAgagagtcagtcagtcagtccaacCACTCCAGCCTGAACTCAGTGGCCTCCTCTGTCCCACACAGCCTGTTGTCCACCTCTCAGCAGGACATAACGAGTGTTCAGAGTGTCGTCCCAGAAATGGAACCTCCCAAACAAGTGGAGACCCCAACTTCAACAGACACAGCTGACCAGCAGGCAGCTGAACCTGCTCTTGATTCTGTcatccaacaggaagtggctttggCCCAGGAAGTAGAGAAAGTggtggtggtccaacaggaagcagtggagacccaacaggaagtggctgcggctcaacaggaagcagtggagACCCAACAGAAAGTGGCTGTGGTCCAGCAGGAAGCAGTGGAGACCCAACGGGAAGTGGCTGTGgtccaacaggaagcagtggagacccaacaggaagtggctgcagctcaacaggaagcagtggagacccaacaggaagtggctgtggtccaacaggaagcagtggagacccaacaggaagtgactgtggctcaacaggaagcagtggagacccaacaggaagtggctgtggtccagcaggaagcagtggagacccaacaggaagtgactgtggctcaacaggaagcagtggagacccaacaggaagtggctgtggtccagcaggaagcagtggagacccaacaggaagtggctgtggtccagcaggaagcagtggagacccaacaggaagtggctgtggctcaacaggaagcagtggagacccaacaggaagtggctgtggtccagcaggaagcagtggagacccaacaggaagtggctgtggtccaacaggaagcagtggagACCCAACATGAAGTGGCTGCGGCtcaacaggaagcagtggagacccaacaggaagtggctgtggtccagcaggaagcagtggggacacaacaggaagtggctgtggtccagcaggaagcagtggagacccaacaggaagtggctgtggtccaacaggaagcagtggagacccaacaggaagtggctgcggctcaacaggaagcagtggagacccaacaggaagtggctgcacCTCAACAGGAAGTAGTAGAGACCCAACAGGAAATGGCTgtggtccaacaggaagtagttGAAGTGGCTGCTGTCCAAGAGGAAGTGCACCATGCTGAAGAAGAGTCTCCAAAAGAAGCAGAACCCGTCCATGATGGAAGTGTGACCAAGGATGTTGTGAGTCCTGCTTGTGTGAATGAAGCCATGAAAGCTTCAGCAGGAGGTTCTGAGCACCAAAGTTCTGCTCACAACTCTGAAGAAACAAACTGTCAAAGCTCACTTAGTGCTCAAACACCCCAACCAGCATGTACCGTCTCAGGGTCCAGTTCCCTGGATCGGTCCCCGAGCAGTACGCTGGGATCCATGAAGGAAGTCCCAGCGACAGAGGACAGCGAGGATGAAGGACCGATGACCTCGGAGGGCCCTGATCCCAGCCTGGACATCACGGAGGACATGACGGAGGAGACAGAACCCGTCGAGGTCGAGCCAGGCACCAGCACAGAGGTGTCGACTGAggaggaccccccctcccccagggggGCTCCCAGGCTCTCCACGGAGGGGACAGAGTCCGGACCTGAAGCTCCGCCTCTGGATTCCATCAAGGAGATTCGTGATCTGGTGGTGGAAGTGATTGAagtggaggaggtgttgggagtCCAACAGGAGTGAACACGACCCAAAGATCATCTGAAACCTTTTCTGTCGCAcaaaaaacaataatcacattttcatttctgcatgcGTGTCAGCTAAAATTCAATGTTTTCtaacacaaacaacaaacaacagtgtgAGTTCGCTGATTTCTGAAGTTCTGACGCTTTCGATGGCGCTTTTGGAGCATTTGAACCCTGAAACGGGGACACCTGACGTCATCATCCATGAGCAGGCCGTGGCggtggcgccccctggcggcctGAGTGTGAACAGCAGCGGAAGCTTCTGGCGTCGCGAGGAAGAGGCGTCGCGAGGAAGAGGCTCCTGATCTGCAACAATGGCCCCAATCATCCCTTCATTCAGATGGACGCATGAATGCTGGCTAAAGGGagggcctggtcctggtcctggtgggcCTGAGTGTGACTCTGTCCTGGGACAATCCAGGGATCCAAGTGCCTTTCTCGTCTGTCCGTGCTGCCTGGCCACTGGCTTTCCccctgttgccgtggcgacctGTGCCGTAGCGTCACCTCGTGCCTTCTCACCTGCGTGGATGTccaggttcaacagaacctgcGTGTGTTTTTGTGGTTCTGGTTTCGCTGTctgaaagacaaaataaatgttctcaTTCAAAAACAGGATGTTCTCATCATTTCTGAAGCAGAACCTGCCTAAGCGGCCCCAGACGGGCCGCGATCCCACATGTGTGCAACATCAGACGTGAATCCTTCTGACCTTCGTGTTAGCTCGGCTCCATCAGGGATGTTCTTCATCTCAGGAGCCTCCTCAACGCTCCCACCATCAAAGCCAGCTCAGCGTCAGGAGGAGTTTGGGTTTGATTCCAGTTTCCTGGAAACAGCTGTCGTTTATGCTATTTCACTGgaaaggaagtgacatcacaagACAAACGTCCACCATCCTCACAGACCGACCTGATTATCTTGATGCTCATCACAAACACGAGgtcagtaaataaaaacacctttATTCCCTCGTGTAAACATCCAgaaaaaccattaaaaccagttCAGCACTATCAAACACACCTGCTCGCTCACACTGAACTGGGCTCAACTGGGCCACGCTGGTTTTACTGGGCTGGTTTTACCTGCCGGCTCCGCGCGACACGCGACAGGCTCCActagcgtgtgtgcgtgtgtgtgtgcgtgtgcgcgcgcctTCATCACAAGCACGACTGGTTGCAGACTGCTGCAccaccagcaggtggagctcCAACAACAGGCATCGTCAGCAGCCGCTCCGGCGCAGGGGCTGATGGGTAATCTGGACTCGGAGGGACGAAGCCACATTTTAGAGCTTTGGGGAGAATCAGTGAAAATCGGAACGTCAGGAAGCAAAAGGTGGCGACAAGTCCATGAAATGTTTCCAGATGTGACGCTGACTCAGCATCTGTCGCCTCCATCAAACATTTGTGTCAGGAACAAACaatcagaggtcaaaggtcagcgcgACAACGGGCCCCGTCGtcgctgcggcggcggcgttttCCTGCTGTCATCCCGTCTGGAGCTCAGCGAGGACACGTGGGAACTCGGTGCCTTcaccgggaccaggaccaggaccaggaccaggaccaggacctgggCTGAGGTCGGTCTGGTTTTCTGATTCTAGCTGATTGGACCCACTTAGATATTTTAGTTTTACTCTTTAATCTATCTCGAATCTTGAATCCAAACatacaaaagaaataaattagttttaacatttttaaaccCACAAATCGGTAATTTTAAACATTGTTTGtagttaaaatgaaaaatgaaaaatgtctgGAGGGATGATTAATCCAGTCATTGATCTGAAATCGTCTCTTTTTAATGGTGAGATTGATCTGATCTGGAGTCCAGATTGGAGGCCGGAGGGGAACCTCGGGCCGGGTCGGCTCCAGGGTCGCTGGTGCTGGTGCAGCAAGGCCTTCTGGGAGAGGCGGCACGTGCTGACTGCAGCTCAGTTCAATAACGCCCATGTGAGTGGGCGGAGTTAGACGGAGGGTTACCGCTCGCACGGAGCACACGTCCCCGTCCCgtccccgtcccgtcccgtccccgtcctcgtcctcgtccccatccccgtcccgtccccgtcccgtccccgtcctcgtccccgtcaACGTCCCCGTTGGACAAAATCGCCAACAAACTGAGACTCAAACAGAACTGAGACGTCAGGCACACACGGACTAACAGCCGCGGCTAACGCCTTTAGCATGGCGGCTGAAGAGAGACGGGTCGAGAGATCCGAGGAAGCAGCTCTCGTTAATGTGACTCAGCAGTTTTCGGCGctcgtcctctcctcagaccgcGGCCGCCTGTTCCTCTCGGAACGTCTTCGGGTTCTGCGAACGTGACGAAAGGCCGGCGCTGGGGCGGCGCGCTGCCCCGAGCGTGCGGCTCTGCTTTCCCTCTCAGCGCCGCCGTCCGGCTGCTGACAGAGTCCAGAGCTGGTCGGGCGCTTTCATGTGGCTCCCGTCTTAATAGGTCTCACTGATAATTTCAATGGAACACTTCcttcagcgccgccgccgctcgccgGGGTCTGATCTGCAGCTCATTAGGCTGATCTGAGGTCTGGCGCCCGTCACACTCAGACCGGCCGCTGACCACACGCGTCACTCACGCGCTTAATCGCCGACGTGAGGTTTGAGTGGCGGGAAAAGCCGGCGTGTTTGTGAGGCGACGGAGCCCAAGTGTTGTGGTCGGCTTCCattgttgctatgacaacagcTGATGAGACCGGGCTGGTTGaacgggaggggggaggagacaAGGATACGTTTGAGTTGAGAAGTGTGTGAGATAAAGCGTCAGAAAGCCCCGTGCTGATTTAACATTAAACAGGAAAtggtcgggggtgggggggcagaggtggaCAGCTTCCCTGTGAGGACTCGGGCTGGGCAGAGCCTGGATTAGATATCACATACCAGGGGCCCTGGACCCCAAATCAGCCCCGTCTAGACTCTCTGGCACCTGCTTCTGCTTATTTACCACAGACGGCCACCAGAGCGCCGCGGCCTGGActggctccgcctccaccaTCGCTCCTGACATCCAACAACCACAACCGGTGACCCATTCAACACTGGGGGGCAGACCTCAACCTCAGGTGATAAGAGACGAGTCAGCAGTCAGAACCACACGAGCCAGCTGCAGCCCGAGCTGCTGTAATACCGCACGTTACCTCGGGTGGCGATAGTGGGTCAGTGCTAAGAACGACCTGCAAGCGTCTCCAACTCGGTACCTTACGCATTTCTCTGCATTTCTAGTGATTCGCGCAGGTTCAAGCAGACGTTGCCCGTGTTGATTTTAACGTAAAAACAGTCGTTTTCATATTTCTGATCACTTCCTGAAAACTGGAGGCTGCATTGACTCAAAGGCTGAGATGGATGGAAGAGTGAGGGGAGAGCAGCCCTCaggcggggtcagaggtcacttcCTGGTCATATTGCTAGTTGCCATCCAATAtaagtttggggggggggcagatagacTGAGAAAAGGTCAACTTTGACATCCACATCTGGCAACACTGACAGCCGAGCTCAACAAACAAACGACCCCTTAGCCTTTAGCTAACGGAGAGCACCGCGGCTAACTGGGGCAACGCAATCAGAGACAGTCAGAGAAACAGACCATTGGGAGCCAGCAGGGGCCGGTAGGGGCCTGTGGGGGCCGGTAGGAGCCAGCAGGAGCCGGTAGGGGCCCGCGAGGGCCGGTAGGAGCCAGCAGGAACCGGCAGGGGTCCGTGGGGGCCGGTAGGAGCCAGCAGGAGCCGGTAGGGGTCCGTGGGGGCCAGTAGGTGCCAGTAGGGGCCCAGGGGGGGGCGGTAGGGTCTGGTAGGGGCCCGTGGGGGCCCGTGCGAGCCATATCATTTTACCAAAACGATTCTCTTGGTTCAAGGTTTCACTGAATTTGTTGATGTGTTCTGCGTACCGTTAGCCACCGATGCTAACCTAGCCTAGCCTAACCTGCGGGCTGAAGCCGCGTTTGGCGAACAGCAGCTCACGTCTGTTGTCGGCGCTGATGCGGTGCAGAACGCCACGAGCGTCTGGGCTTCGTCAGCTGCAACGCAAACAGacgagaaaggaagaaaagtcaGCGGATGAATGAGCGCTTGTGCCGTAACGCTCCGGGACGCCAGCGACCACATCTAGAAGCACCGTGTGTTCTTTGAAAATATTAATTGGCTGAATGGTCTTTTAAGAGCGACTCCTGTTGGAGGTCAAAGGGCGCTCGGAGCACAATCAGCCGGAGTCAGCTGCTCTTTCTCAGCCTGTCACGTCTGACCAGCTCAGATcgaaggaaaaaacaacattttaaccGAGAACGTGGAACCGTAGAAGTCGGAGAGGAAACGGTGCCAATTTAAagaaacagcagctgtcaatcacacacAAGTcagtgaaagtgatcaaagaaacCGAAAATTCACAGGAGAACAATGAAGCCAGAGAAGTGAAAATAAACTGCTACTGGTCACAAACCCAGAATTTAGAATCATTCTGGgtcagaaacagctgaagaaAAGAGCGTCGGTTTGGCTCCGAACACCTGAGGAACATGAAGACCAGAGCCAGCATCGCTTGAAAAGCTGCTTGTTCCCGTGGAGACAGAGCGACCCAGTTCCCCACGAGCAGGAACCAGTCCACCTCCAGCAGAACACGGGTCCAACCAAAACAGAACCATCCAGAATAGCAGAGAGCGTTtgtgggggaggaagggaggaagggaggaagggaggaagggaagaagggaggaagagaggaagagaggaagagaggaagggaggaagagaagaagggaggaagggaggagggaggaagggaggagggaggaagagaggaagggaggaagagaagaagagagagggaggtcggatggatggatgatggatgatggatgatggatggatgaggatggatgagggatggatgagggatggatggatgagggatggatgagggatgatggatgagggaggatgatggatggatggatgagggatggatggatgatggatggatgagggatggatggatgagggatagatggatgagggatagatggatgatggatggataagggatggatggatgagggatgatggatgatggatggatgagggatggatgagggagggatggatgatggatggatgatggatggatgagggatggatgagggatggatggatggatgagggatggatggatgagggtggatggatgatggatggatgatggatgatggatgatggatggatgagggatggatggatgatggatggatggatgagggatggatggatgatgatggatgatggatggatgagagatgatgatggatggatgagggatggatgatggatggatgatggatggatggatgagggatggatgatggatggatggatgatggatggatggatgatggatggatgagggatggatgatggatggatgagggatggatggatgagggagggatggatggatgagggatggatgagggatggatgatgagggatggatggaggatgagggatggatgagggatggatggatgagggaggatgatggatggatggatgatggatggatgagggatggatggatgatagatgggtggatgagggatggatggatggatgagggatggatggatgagggatggatgatggatgagggatgatggatgagggatggatgatggatgagggatggatgatggatgatggatggatggatgatggatggatggatgagggatggatggatggatgagggatggatgagggatggatggatgagggatggatgatggatggggatggatgagggatgagggatggatggatgagggatggatgatggatgatggatggatgagggatggatgagggatggatgatagatggatggatgagggatggatggatgagggatggatgatggatgatggatggatgagggatgagggatggatgagggatggatggatgagggatggatgatggatgatggatggatgagggatgatggatgagggatggatgatagatggatggatgagggatggatgatggatgagggatggatgagggatggatgatagatggatggatggatgagggatggatgatggatgatggatggatgagggatggatgatagatggatggatgagggatggatgatggatgagggatggatgagggatggatggatgagggatggatgatggatgatggatggatgatggatggatgaacccCCGTCCACCTTTTCTCGTCCTCTTTACGGTTGTTGCGTAACGTCTGATATCTAACGTGAATATTTTGCTGACCAGTTTAAACCAGTAACCTCTGTTGGGTCACTGGTCTCATCAGTCTTATCAGTGAAGATCAGATCCAGATGttggggggggtcctgctgctGAGCTTTAATTGGGAGAACAGGAGGAAGCGTCAGTGTTCCTGCTCCTAATgcgctccagctgctgcagaacacgTGCGTCTCATTAGCGCCGCCctacctgcagacacacatgaaGAAGAAGGTTCCTGGTCAGGAGCAGCGAGGAGCCTTTATGGGCCAACACACGTCCCATTAACTGTTCAAAACACGGCCCCAGTCCAGGAGGGGGCCGCTAACAGCTAAATTAGTGCTTCAGAGGCAGTTAGACCGAGAGCCAACGTCCAATTacaccctgaaacacacacacacacacacacgcacgcacacacacacacacacaccagtagtGTGGTGTGATGTAACATCATGGTGGTGAAACACAGAATGGTGGATCTTCTGAAACACAAGATAAACGAGTGAGTGAAGCTGAGAAAAaacttcatcttcatcactgaaacacatttttaaaaacatctgaaaactccAGTTTGTCCAAAAACATCACCACAACTTttagaaaaagacaaaatatcaCAAAAAGGCTgtagagagatggatggatggatgatggatggatgatggatggatggatgatggatggatggatggatgatggatggatgatggatgatggatgatggatggatgatggatggatggatgggtggaggatggaggatgatggatgatggatgatggatggatggatggatgggtggatggatggatggatgatggatggatgatggatgatggatgatggatggatgatggatggatggatgggtggatggatggatggatggatggatgatggatggatggatgatggatggatgatggatggatggatcatggatggatgatggatggatggatggatgatggatggatgatggatgatggatggatgatgatggatggatgatggatgatggatggatgatggatgatggatgatggatggatggatcatggatggatgatggatggatggatggatgatggatggatgatggatcatggatggatgatggatggatgatggatggatgatggatggatggatgatggatggatgatggatggatgatggatggatggatggatgatggatggatgatggattgatgaatggatggatgatggatggatgatggatggctgatgggatggatggatggatggatgatggatggatggatgatggatggatggatgatggatggatggatggatggatggatggatgatggatggatgatggatggatggatggatggatgatggatggatggatggatggatgatggatggatggatgatggatggatgttatGTCCTCTCCACATTAGTCAGTCGAGGTGAATGactgatgacctctgacctctgaaacAGACCCACAATTCTAACAAATTCACTTCTGTCTAAACTGGACTCTAatacccccaccccacctcccccacacacacacacacacaccccgaccccccccacacacacacacacaccccgaccccccccccacacacacacacacacacacacacacacacaccacccctaccccccccacacacacacacacaccccgacccccccacacacacacacaccccgaccccccccccacacacacacacacaccccgaccccccccacacacacacacaccacaccccgacccccccccacacacacacacacccctacccccccccacacacacacacacacccctaccccccccccacacacacacacacacacccctacccCCCctacacacgcccacacacacacacacacacacccctaccccccctccccacacacacacacacacacaccacccctacccccccccacacacacacacccctaccccccctacacacactaACCCCCTCCAGCGGCTCCTACAACAACATTTGTGCAGAGGTTCTGCTGTTATTCTTCCTAAAATATTCCGTTCCTGGTGCTGGGACACCTGAGACGTCCCTGGAGGCTCCTCAGGAGGCCTGACGGAGGCCTGACGGAGGCCTGACGGAGGCCAGGAGACAACGCTGATCACACGCTCTGGAGGTCGTCTCCAGCTGAGGACCACGCAGCTTTGAGGACagcatttcccagaatgcaaaGAGGTTCATGGATTCAGGAagtgaggagacagaagagtcaaTCTTGATTCTGCCATTAAAACCACCAAAACTGACCTGACCCCAGGTGGAGGTGTGGAGTCCTCCCCTGGTTACCGTGGTTACAGTCGACCCCAGCAGCAGACCACAGACTTGCCCCGCCCCTTTTATCAAGTGTGTGCAGGAgtctcccacaatgcatttcacctccaTCAGGAGCAGCAAAGAGCTCACGTAGAAGCGACCAGGGctgccagaggtcaaaggtcacatctgTGGCCCACATTATCATCGGTCCTAACGTTGGGAATAATCAGCTATCCCGGAACTCTTCGGCCGGCTCCTGCGGCTCCTCCTTCCAGGACGACCTCGGGCCTCCTGGTTCACACGAGCGCTGGGCTCTCCTCGTCCTCGCGGCGCCGACGATGATGCGATGGGACCAGCGGAACGATGCGGCGGCGTCTCGCCCAGCAGGACGACCAGGACCCCAAACCTTCCAACTCGTTTAAAGTGAAGCTGATCCGATCCAGCAGGTTCCTGGTTCTGAGGTCTTCAGCCCGGAGAAGCTGCACGTGCTCCACGACGGAGCTGCACTCCTGACCCAAAGCAACTGGATCCACTTTCTCATGGAAAATCAAATTCCTCCTGAATAATTGAGGATGAAGGTCGGTGCCGGAGCTCAGGAGCTGCTTCACTCACACACGGAGACGGCGGTCACCACGGTAACGGGTTATTGATCACCATCCACCGTTAGAAGGACCCAGCAGAAGGTTCCCTCCTGTCCAAGCCCGGACACCAGAACCAAGAACTCTCAGGTGGGCCTGTGGTGAAACCTGAGGAACCCAGGAGGAACATTTGGACCTGAGGAACCCAGGAGGAACATTTGGACCTGAGGAACCCATGAGGAACATTTGGACCTGAGGAACCCAGGAGGAACATTTGGACCTGAGGAACCCACGAGGAACATTTGGACTGACTGCTTGGCTGGAGGTTTGAATATTTCACATGTGTCAAGGTATCAAGGTTCTCTTGGTTCCGGTTGGACTTTGTTGGTTCTGGGGGCCCAGACACCGTCTGCAGAACAGCCAGAGGTCCACCTGGCTCCATATTTGGCTCCACCCCCTTCCGTTTTGAGACTCCTCCCCCTCTAGTGTTTGTTCCTTGTGTTGATGCCA
Coding sequences within it:
- the niban1a gene encoding protein Niban 1a isoform X3 — protein: MAMVDRCFPDDSGVKEDFAPPPSGMPGQFPVYLRLPYRRDSYFCFKQEAKRNHFLSILSDCIRHQNQDFLKKKTCEVQAFLKAIQLYRQDRGHYEPWDMLIGSDVRVMGNLVMEKLLPSLEKDLLPRLKAKRTEKKRVWFATVEAAYILAQEHLLEGLSLLKEECRVTARQQEVQIHSDMDQILESRRQLEEKVGAMVTGPTEKLCSESVQPYLNAVLEELMEPISSGFQEGRELIETLMDQVCQSAQRGDTEEVRKLLSNMAKPNLLSCYQKISSMEKNQRNLQDTFGLSSLTGLIHSTQIDLEQLMENAAFTFERLLYRTFQDDPEHASAATEKAKHRVLKQYDYDSSTVRKKISHEALVSITLPFIKQKLAPTYKSEITNLEQFIDADYTNFIHVQNVYENILLRTLDKEVAKVVKEAAALRKYHLFTDRESVSQSNHSSLNSVASSVPHSLLSTSQQDITSVQSVVPEMEPPKQVETPTSTDTADQQAAEPALDSVIQQEVALAQEVEKVVVVQQEAVETQQEVAAAQQEAVETQQKVAVVQQEAVETQREVAVVQQEAVETQQEVAAAQQEAVETQQEVAVVQQEAVETQQEVTVAQQEAVETQQEVAVVQQEAVETQQEVTVAQQEAVETQQEVAVVQQEAVETQQEVAVVQQEAVETQQEVAVAQQEAVETQQEVAVVQQEAVETQQEVAVVQQEAVETQHEVAAAQQEAVETQQEVAVVQQEAVGTQQEVAVVQQEAVETQQEVAVVQQEAVETQQEVAAAQQEAVETQQEVAAPQQEVVETQQEMAVVQQEVVEVAAVQEEVHHAEEESPKEAEPVHDGSVTKDVVSPACVNEAMKASAGGSEHQSSAHNSEETNCQSSLSAQTPQPACTVSGSSSLDRSPSSTLGSMKEVPATEDSEDEGPMTSEGPDPSLDITEDMTEETEPVEVEPGTSTEVSTEEDPPSPRGAPRLSTEGTESGPEAPPLDSIKEIRDLVVEVIEVEEVLGVQQE